The sequence below is a genomic window from Candidatus Sungiibacteriota bacterium.
GATTCCTTGAGAACTTTAACGCCTGTGTGGCTTCTCCGCACAGGCGTTCGACATTTTTAAGTTAATGAGGTTGAACCTCACTAGGAGATGGAGTATACTGATCTTGTATGTCAAAACCACAATTCGTTGAGGACAATATCTATCATGTATATAACCGAGGCGTGGAGAAGAGAAACGTATTTCTTCGAGACCGAGACTACCTCCGTTTTATTCACGATCTCTATGAGTTTAATGATGTCGATCCTGTCTCCAATGTATGGTACTATTTCAACCCAAAATATAATGAGGTTGAACCTCATTATATTCCAAAAGAACGGAAGAAACGTAAATTGCTTGTAGAGATTCTGGCATTCGTATTGATGCCGAATCATTATCATCTTCTTTTACGCCAGCTTCGAGAAAATGGTATTGTAAATTTTATGCAGAAGCTGGGCGGCTACACGATGTATTTTAACAAAGTGAATCAACGGGTTGGTCCACTTTTTCAGGGACGATTTAAGGCGGTTGCGGTTACCGAAGAACCCCACTTTATTTACCTGCCGTTCTATATTCATGTTAACCCCATCAAAATCTATCGAGGTTCGACCTCGCTAGATAAGACGATGAAGTTCTTAGAATCATATCGCTGGAGCAGCTTTCCCGATTATATTGGAAAAAAGAATTTTCCTTCGATAACTTCGCGCCGATTTCTGCATGAATGTTTTGGCGGGGAAAAGGAACAACGGAATGAAATGCGGCAGCTTGTCAAAACGAAATTTGCTGATTTGGAAAAGGTTAGTGAGCTGACCCTCGATGATGATTTCGGAATGCTACAAAAATAGCGAGGTTCAACCTCACTAGTTACGGCTGGGTGCATTTTCCCGACCACCGCGTCTTACGAACTACCACCAAAAGGCGTATGATTAAAAAGTTAGCCGCGGCCAAAACTAAAGCAACCGAGATTTCTTACGCCGGATTTCTCAAACACGGCAGTACTTATAAGTTGAGAGCTTCTCTTAATTTATGCCCGTTGAACGCTCTGCAGGAATAATAGTTTTTCGCAAGACCCCAAGAGGAAGGAGATATTTGGTTATACGGGCCTCTAGAAATTTTTCTGAAGTTGCCAAGGGCAGAAAAGTTCATGAATTTTGGGATTTTCCGAAAGGAAGATTGGATAAGGGCGAGACGGGAATTGGCGCTGCTCTGCGGGAAGCAAAAGAGGAAGTGGGTCTGGACAATTTTGAAGTTGTCCCGGATTTTAAGGAAACCATCCGTTATTTCACGTGGCGTGGCGGAAAACCAATCCCTAAATTTGTGGCTCTCTTTTTGGCTCGCACCAAAACCAGTAAAGTTAAACTTTCCTGGGAACACGATAAATATGAGTGGCTGTCCTACACTGAAGCTGTGAGGCTGGTTACTTTGCCACAGATGAAAGATGCGCTGAGGAAGTCAGAGAACTTTTTATCCCGTTAGAGGCCGCGGTCGCGTATGTTGTAGTATTAAAGATACATAGATAAAAATTATCAACACAATTTAGATTTAGTTTGTGGTAGAAAATGGGCAGACCGCGACCTGCCTCTAACGGGATGATTACTAAATTCCAGCAAAAAGTATATAATGTAGTTAAAAGAATTCCGGCCGGTCGGGTGATGACTTATGCCGCTGTTGCCAAAGCCGTCGGCAAGCCCAAGACAGTTCGCGCCGTAGGAAACGCGTTAAATAAAAACAATTTTCGCGATGTTCCTTGCCACCGCGTTATTCGTTCCGACGGAAAAGCCGGAGGATATAACCGCGGAACAAAAAAGAAAATAAAATTGCTTCTTCGTGAAGGAATAAAAATTAAAAACGGGAAAATTATAAATGGGAGGTACCATTCTTGAGGTAAAAAATCTTTCCGTAACGCTTGATTCCGAAGAAATACTTCGGGATATTTCTTTTTCCGTAAAAAAAGGAGAGGCCCTCGCGATTATAGGGCCCAACGGCGCAGGAAAAACAGTGCTTTTTCGCGCGCTTCTGGGCCTCGTTCCTTATAAAGGAGAAATACGCTGGCAGAATAACATCCAAATTGGGTATGTTCCGCAAAAGTTTTTTATTGATCGTTCCACCCCCCTTACCGTTAGAGAATTCTTCCTTCTTAAGTGTTCCAATTTTTGGTTTCCTCCTAAAAATTTTAAAAAGCATTTGGGGCATGAGCTTACTCTGGTTGGTCTCCCGGAAGTAATCTTAAAAAAACCGATTTCGGAACTCTCCGGAGGACAAGTGCAGCGTGTTTTAATCTCGTGGGCCATGCTTAATCACCCGGATGTGCTTTTGTTTGACGAACCAACGTCGGGGATTGATGTTGGGGCCGAGGAGACAATCTATAACTTGATACATAGACTCCAGGATGAGCGGGGGACCACCGTGCTTCTTATCTCGCACGATCTGGGGGTGGTATATCGCTACGCCGGAAGCGTTCTTTGCATAAATAAACAGCTTGTCTGCTACGGTAATCCGCAGGAAGTATTAAGCCCCCAAGAACTTACCAAGCTTTACGGCGAAGGACGTTTTTATCATCATTTGGAAAACCGGACATAGATTGTAGTATGGATTCAACCACACTCCAAACATTATTTATTGCGCTTGCGGTTGGTGTTGCCTCGGGAAGCATCGGGTCTTTCATAATTTTGAAACGGATGGCGCTGGTGGGAGATGCGCTCTCGCACGTTGCCCTGCCCGGCATTGCTCTTGCCCTTGCTTACCATGCTGACCCGTTTTTTGGCGTGCTTATTTTTCTCCTATTGGCTGCGGTGTTGATTTGGTTTTTGGAAGGCAAGACTAAACTCCCGACGGATGCTATAGTGGGGCTTTTATTTACCGCCAGTCTTGCTGTTGGAATTTTAACCATTCCCGATACTGAAATTCTTGAGTCTCTTTTTGGGACGTTTCCTATTTTCCAGCCGTTTGTTTTTTTTCTGGTACTTGGCGCCGCACTTCTTTTGAGTATTGCCAGTTTTCTATTTGCGAGACGCTTTCTTTTTGCGATTGTGTCGCCGGAGCTTTCCCGCGTTGAAGGCGGGGGAAGGCGCTTTGACCTCTTTTTGCTTCTAATTTTCTCTTTTGTGGTGGCCCTGGGCATCAAACTTGCGGGCACACTGCTTATGGGGGCTCTTACCATAATTCCCGCCGCTACTGCTAAAAACATCAGCTTGAGCACCAAAGGGTATATGTTTTGGAGCGCGTTTCTCGGGGGGGCGGTTTCTGTAGTGGGAGCGTTTTTGGCTTTACGCCTCGGACTTCTGCCCGGTCCGACAATTATACTTCTGGGCGTGGGTTTTTTCCTTGTGTCACTATTTTTTGCAAGAAAATAACCCCTCCGGCGAAGGGGAGGTATTCAGTTGTTTGCACACTTACTAACGATCGGTTTTAAGTGTACAAATCAGGAAACCATACACGTAGCGAAGCGGCGTATGGGGGAGGAGGTCATTTTATAGACTCCAGCAACTTTTGAAATACAGGCGGATGCTGCTCGGCAAGCTCTGCTAAAATTTTTCGGTCAAGCTGAATGTTTTTTTTGTGCAATCCTGCGAAAAATTTACTATAGGATAGGCCCTGCGCCCGGACAGCGGCGTTAATTTTTGTCTGCCAAAGCCGGCGAAAATCGCGTTTACGCTGTTTCCTTCCCACGAAAGCGTGGGGCCAAGCGTGCAAAAGCGCCTCGCGCGCGAGACGTTCTTTTGATTTTCTGCCCCAGCGAAAACCCTTGGCGTATTTTAAAAGCTTCTCCCGTTTTTTGTGGGCGATAACGCCGCGCTTTACTCGTGTCATAGTTGATTCATATAGACCTTAAGTTTCCGCTCGCCCCTACCGCCAACGCGTGTCATTGTCTTTTTTCTTAACTGCACCCTTCTTGATGCCTTTGCATTAAAATGATTCTGCCCCGATTTGCGGTACAGAAGTTTTCCGGTTTTTGTGATTTTGATGCGTTTTAGTACGGCTTTCCTCATACCGTTAGAGATTTATCCCGTTAGAGATTTATTACGTATGGAAACATGCAGTAAGACGCGTTCCGCATACATTGATATCCCACAGACCGCATTTAGTTCCATATCTCTAACGGGACTCATTATTTTTTAGTTAGGATTGCAATAAACCCCTGCGGAAATCTTTTGGGCGGCGACTCAAGATTAAATTCCACCGGAATCATAGTAAGGAATTCGTTGAATTTCTGCAAGGCAACATTTCCGTGCGCTTTTTCCCGTCCCCGCAGGCGCATGTCAATTCTTACTTTGTCCCCCCTCTCTAAAAATTTTTTAGCCTGCCCCGCACGCAGTCCAAGATCGTGTTTGCCGGTCGTAAATCCGATGCGTATCATTTTAACTTCGGATTCTTTTTGTTTTTTACCGTGTTCCCGCTCTCCCTTTTCGCGTTGATACTTAAACTTCCCAAAATCCATTATCTTTGCAACCGGCGGATTTGCGGTTGGCGCAATTTCAATCAAATCCAACCCTTTCTCTTGGGCAATACGCAAGGCCTCGGCAGTTTCTATGGTTCCGAGGTTTTTGCCGTCCTCGTCAATGACCCTGACGGGCGAGACGCGGATATATTGGTTTATATAATAACGGCGTTGTATAAAGTTATTTTATCGGACGACGTCAGACGTCGTCTTTTTTTAGATAAATTAGTCTTTAGACTCGGTGGAGATGGGGGGAATCGGACCCCCGTCTGGAAGTTTCGGCAGCTAAAATTTATACGGGTGTATCCCACACTTTGCGGGAAGAGGTGCTCGATAAATGTCATAACCCCTATCGAGCATCTGGGTTACCAAGCTCGGTGTTATAACACCGGTTTGCTCTCTCACGAGCGTTGAGAGACCGATGCCACAAATCCGAAGATTCGTAGGGTTCTTTCGTTAAGCTACTGCGTAGGCAGGCTGCGCGAAAGATTTAAATAAGTTTGCACTTATTTGATGCGAGAATTTAACGAGTGATCTCGCGTCCTCGACCCGATTTTAACCACCTCTGACCCCCATCGAAGCCAATCATCCCCACTTCTTCGTTTCCTTGGAGTTTATCTTCAAAGAGACGAAGAGGTGTCCTTAGAAGCCTTGGCGAAGAAGGGCATCCATTCTTCAGGAAAGCTTCGAAGTGCGCAGCGCTCTTTTAACTTCTCGTTCGGTGTCACGTTTTTTGATAATCTCCCGTTTGTCTGTCTTCCTTTTATGCCGCGCGAGGCCTATTAAAATCTTCACGCGGTTACGTTTAGTATACACCTTAAGTGGCACTATCGTCAATCCTTTCTGCGCTGAGGCGCCGATAAGTTCTTTGGTTTCGGATTTATGGAGGAGGAGTCGGCGCGTTCTAATTGGGTCGTAATCGGGTGGCGCGTTTTTGGGCTGATGTGGTGGGATGGTTGCGTTAATCAGCCACGCCTCGTTATTTTTTATAACCGCGAAAGAGCCGGATAGGTTTATATGTCCGGTTTTTATTGCCTTTACCTCAAATCCGCGTAGTTCAATACCGGCCTCGTAGGTGTCCAGGACTTCATAGTCAAAATAGGCCCGACGGTTAACCGCAATGTCTCCCATGTCTTTCTATTTTGGCTTTATTTTGTTAAAATTCAAGCCATGATAAGATCCGAAATAAAAGCCGCGTTGAGGGACGCAATCCGGAAAATATTCGGCAAAGTTGAGGCGCCGGAATTTTCTATTGAGGTTCCGGAAAATCCGGAGCATGGCGATTATGCAACAAACGTAGCGCTAGTGCTGGCCAAGCAACTGAAAAAGCCTCCGATGGAAATCGCGCATAGTCTTGCCGCGCAACTTACAACTAAAGTCGAAGTTGCCCCCCCGGGATTTATTAATTTCTGGGTTTCCCCTGCTACATTATATAAAGAACTCGTTACGGTTCTGAAAAAGAATGACAAATATGGAAAGGGAGAGAGAAAGGCAACAAAAATCTCGGTTGAGTATCTGGACGCTAACCCCACTGGGCCTGTACATATAGGCCACGGACGCAGTGGGTTTTTGGGTGATGTACTTTCCAACGTTCTTTCTTTTTTTGGATACCGCGTGACCAGAGAGTTTTATGTGAATAATGCCAAAATTAGTGGCCAGATAAAATCGTTAGGAAAAACTGCGCTTGGAAAAGGCAGCGAATACCGCCACGCACAGCTGCTTCGTATTCTAAAAACTCAACGGGTCCATACAAAAATCAAAAAATTAAAAAACGAAAGCGAGGCAGGATTTATTATCGCGCGTATAATACAGAAAGAAAATGAGGAATTGCTTAAAGAAAAAGCAAGGATTAGTTTTGATTTATTTTTTGAAGAAGAGGCGGTTTACAAATCTGGCGACGCAGAGCGGCTTCTCGGGCGTCTTAAAAAACAAGGAATTTTGTATGAGAAAGATGGCGCTTGGTGGTTTCAGGCAAAGAAATTCGGCGACGCAGAAGATCGTGTTTTTGTACGAAGCACCGGAGAGCCGACATATATTGTTCCGGACATTGTTTACCACCTTGATAAGTTAGTGAATCGTAAAAACGACCTTGTTATCAATATCTTTGGCGCGGACCACTATGGTTACGGACCGCGTCTTCTGGGGGCCTTGAAGGCGCTTGGTATTGAACCGGCAAGGGTTCGTATACTCATCATGCAGACAGTCCGTCTGATTAAGGGCGGAAAAGAATTTAAGATGTCAAAACGCCGCGGCCTCTTTGTGACGCTTGAGGAACTTATTAAAGAAGTCGGTTTGGATGCCGCGCGGTACTTTTTCTTGGAAAAATCTCCGGATACGCATATGGATTTTGATCTGGATTTGGCAAAAGAGCGGTCGGTGAAGAATCCGGTGTACTATATTCAATATGCCCATGCTAGAATTTCGAGCATCTTTAAAAATGCTCGAAATTCAAATTACAAATTACAAATTACAAATTACAAATTACTTAAAGAGAGGGAAGAACTAAGACTAATTAAAAAATTGATCCAATTCACCGAGATTGTGGAGGATACCGCTCGCGATTATCAAGTTCACCGTCTGCCGCGTTATGCTTACGAGCTTGCCCGCGCTTTTCATAATTTTTACGAAAAGCACCGCGTGATTACCGAAGATAAAAATTTGACCGCCGCCCGTCTTAATCTTGTTTCCGCAACCCAAGTTGTACTGAAAAATATTCTTAGTTTGATGGGTATCGGCGCGCCTGAAAAAATGTGACTATGAATATAGAAAAATCAAAATTAAGCCTTCCGGAGTTGGCCGCCCACCGAAAATGGGCGAGCCTCGCTCTTCCGGAGCGGGAAGAAAAAATTCTGAAATTCTGGGAGGAAAATAAAATTTTTGAAAAGTCCCTTGAAAAAACTAAACGGGGAAAGACCTTTGTTTTTTACGAAGGTCCTCCGACAGCCAATGCCGCTCCCGGGATTCATCACGTTTTGGCGCGCGCCTTCAAAGACATTATTCCGCGCTACAAAACCATGCGCGGGTTTTTTGTTCCGAGAAAAGCTGGTTGGGATACGCACGGTCTGCCCGTTGAGATTCAAATAGAAAAAGAGCTTGGATTTAAAACCAAGCAGGATATAGAAAAATACGGCATTGCCAAGTTTAACCAAAAAGCCAAGGAGTCGGTGTGGCGTTACAAAGAAGAGTGGGAAAAGCTGACTAAGCGTATTGGGTATTGGCTTGACCTTGAGCACCCTTACATAACTTATGACATCCGGTATATGGAAACCCTCTGGTGGGTTATAAAAGAAATTTGGAAAAAGGGTTTACTGGTTGAAGATTTTAAAGTAGTTCCTTGGTGCCCTAGGTGTCAGACCGGACTTTCCACGCACGAGCTCGGCCAACCCGGAGCCTACAGATTAGTAAAAGATAACTCTATATATGTAAAACTAAAAATTAAGGGCCGTAAAAACGAGTACTTATTGGTTTGGACCACAACTCCATGGACGCTTCCCGCCAATGTTGCCGTAGCCGTCAATCCCAAGATTGATTACACAAAATTTAAAATTGATGATGAATTTTTGTGGTCAGCGGTGATGCCGCCCTACGGCAAAGACCAAAAGATTACGATCATAGAAAAAGCGTCCGGCAAATCTCTTATCGGTATAAATTATGAACCGCTTTTCCGTGTTCCCCAAGGCTACTCTTGGGGTAAAGAACCGGAGTTTGTAACAATCCCGGCAGATTTTGTTTCCACCGAAGAGGGGACGGGCATGGTTCATATTGCTCCTGCCTTCGGAGACGAAGATATGTTGGCGGCCAAGAAAACTTGGGGCGCAAGCTATCCGATTTTACACACTGTTAATGTAAACGGAAAAATGAAAAAGGGAGTAATCGGGGAGGGGAAATTTGTCAAGGATGCGGACGAGGAGATAACCGCTGACCTTAAGAGGCGTAAACTTCTTTATCGCTTGGCGCCGTACGAACACGAGTATCCCCACTGCTGGAGATGTGATACTCCGCTGCTTTATTTTGCCCAAAACGCTTGGTGGATAAGAACCACCGCCGTAAAAGACAAGCTTCTTAAAGAAAACGAAAAAATTAACTGGATTCCGGAGCATTTAAAACACGGCCGCTTCGGCGATTTTTTGCGCGAGCTACGCGATTGGGCTTTTTCGCGCGAGAGGTATTGGGGAACGCCGCTTCCTATTTGGAAATGTACAGGGTGCAAAAAGCAAGAAGTTATCGGCAGCAGAGAAGAATTGAGTTTACGTGTCGGCAAAGCCAAGAACCGCTATTTTGCCATGCGTCACGGCGAGTCACTTGCCAACGTCCGCCACGTTTTTGATTCCCACGACAGTAAATTTCCAATAACCCTTAGGGGACGCAGCGCAGTAGAAAAGTCCGCCAAGACATTAAAACAAAAAAAGATAGATTTTATTTTTTCTTCAGAAATTCTTCGGGCACGAGAAACTGCAGAGATTGTAGCCAGGGCCCTTGGCCATAAAGAAATAAAATTTGACAGGCGTCTTAACGAAATTGACCCGGGCGTATTTGAAGGAAGATCTCCTGCCGAATATCATAAGTTTTATACCTCTACTCTTGAGAAATGGATAAAGCCCCCTCCGCGGGGAGAGTCTTTGGGAGACGTGCGAGCAAGAGCAACAGCGCTTCTGGAGGATTTAGAGAAAAAATATATAGGCAAAAATATTCTTTTGGTGAGTCATGACTATCCGATTTGGGCCCTGTATGCCGGAGCCGTGGGTTTTTCGGACGAGGAAGCGGTGCTATTTAGGAAACAGAGACGTGGGCAAGGAGAAGAATTTGTTGATTTTGCAGAAACCATGGAAGTCCCCTACAAAATTTTACCGCGCGATGATACGGGTTCGGTAAACCTGCACCGACCCTATGTGGATTCATTTGAGTTTCCGTGCCATAAGTGTAAATCTTCAATGCGGCGAGTATTGGAAGTGGTTGATGTCTGGTTTGATTCGGGGGCGATGCCGTTTGCTCAAAGCCACTGGCCATTTGCTAACAACCAACAACCTAAAAAATTGCTGTACCCCGCGGATTATATTGCGGAGGCGGTGGACCAGACAAGGGGCTGGTTTTATACCTTGCTTGCCGTGGCAACGCTTCTGGGGAAAGGGGCTCCGTATAAAAATGTCATTTCACTGGGACACGTTTTGGACAAAAACGGCCAGAAAATGTCCAAGTCCAAGGGCAACGTGGTTGATCCGTGGGAGATGATTGAAAAATACGGCGCCGACGCAGTCCGCTGGTATTTTTATACGGTTAATGCGCCCGGAGAGCCAAAACGTTTTGATGAAAAAGATTTACAGGCGAAACTGCGCGGATTTCTTATGACACTCTGGAACAGCTTTGTGCTTTTTGATACGTATATAGAAAAAATTACAAATTCCTCGCCTCGTTCAAGCTCCGGCGGAGCGGGCAAAACCCAAAACCTTCTTGATCGGTGGGTCCTCACGAAAGTAGAAATTTTGATAAAAGAAGTTACGGCAAAGCTTGAGCGCTACGATATTGCCGGAGCGGGACGCGACTTGGAAGATTTTGTTATCAACGACTTTTCGCAATGGTATTTGCGGCGCTCCCGCAGACGTTTCCAACACCCGCAGTCCAAAAAAGAATTTGAGGGAGCCGCACAAACGACTGCTACGGCTTTGTTATCTCTAGTTAAACTTATTGCGCCGTTTGTCCCATTTTTGTCGGAGGCAATTTATCAAGAATTGAAAAAGAAAATGTCTCTTAAGGAATTGAGCGTACATCTCACACCGTGGCCCGACAAAGAGCAAAGAACAAGGGGTAAAGAGCAAAAATTACTGGATGATATGGAAGCAGTGCGGACCATTGTGGCCGAAGCTCTGAAATTACGTGCGGTAGCAGGAATTAAGGTAAGACAACCGCTGGGTATACTACAAATTGCAAATCGCAAATTATCTAAGGAGCTTCTGGGGCTTATTAAAGACGAAGTGAATGTGAAAGATATCGTCCTTGGTAGGGTATTGAAACTTGATACTGCGCTAACCCCGGAATTAAAAGAAGAAGGTTTGGCGCGCGAATTTATCCGCAACATTCAGGAGATGCGAAAGGATTTGGGATTAAAACCCAAACAGGTTATTCGGGGACAGATAACGGGTGATAGAGCGACCGAAGATACGATGGTCAAGTGGCAGCAGATGATTAAAAAAGAGACCAACATGCGCGAGTTAAAAGTCGGCGGCAAAAAAGAATTTAAAATAGAGCGTGAACTTGATTTTGACGGTAAATCCTTGTGGTTGGGGATTAAAGTATAAGAAGTGTCATGGTGGATAAAGAAAAATGCCACACATTGGTGGCACTACTTGCGAAGGATTGAAAGGAGTGAGTTGAGAGAAATCCATGCAGCAGCCGCAAACGAGAATGACGCTTGTACATGACCGGTCAAATGATATACTCCATAGCCGACAAAAAGACCGAATAGCATAGATTGCGCTTGATATCTGTTGATCATTGCGTCCTCCGCGTGTTTGATAGACCTATTTGATAGAGTAGCAAATTCAGATATGAATTATAAGAGTCACTATAGGATAGGAATGAAGTAACAAAGGTGCCACAGTAATTTTTAAGTTATGCACACCACCGAAGGCATTATTTTGAGAAAACAAGACTTCGGAGAAGCGGACGCCGTTTTTACTATTTATACCAAAGATTTTGGCAAGCTTCGCCTGCTGGCGCAGGGAGTAAAAAAGGAAGGGGCAAAACTAAAAGGACATCTGGAGCCGTTGAATCATGCCCGCATAACTTTTGTGCTTGGTAGAAACGGAGAACGCCTAACTCACGCCACCCTGCTTAATTTTGGGCCGGAGCTTCGCACTGATTTTGCTAAACTTTACGCAGCACACCGTGTTGTCGGCTGCATTGACAACCGGACATTTCCCGGCGAAAGAGATAGACCGCTTTGGGACTTGTTGGTCAATAGTTTAACACGGCTGGACAACGGCGCTTTTAGCGCCTCGGAACTACAGCTGTTTTTTGGTTCTTTTGAGAAAGAGCTGGAAGCCTGCCTTGGTTACGGCAGGCCAGAGTCGTAGGTCTTGTGGTATAATGGATGTCATGAGCAAACTTGAGGAACTTGAAGAAGAACTATACGGAGAAAACGAAGGAGATCTTAAAAAGCGGATGAGCCGCAGGATAGTTTTTCCGGGAACGCTCCAGAAGCCACCGGTTTCGTGGCTAGAGCGTAAAATTAAAGCTGGCGTAGAGAAGGGGGTCGGCGTGGGAAGCAGGGTGCCAAAGTTGCTTGTGGCAGTTTTTGCCATTTTTTTAATCGTCGGCGGCGCATTATTTATTTTCTTATATCTTGGCACACGGGGTCAGGAAGCAGAAATAGAAGTTCAGGGGCGCGAAAAAATAGAATCCGGTGAAATTCTGACTATTCCCATAGTTTTTCGCAACACCTCACGAAGTACACTGAAAGAAGTTGAGCTTACCATTATTATTCCAGAAGGTTCTTTGGTGCGCGAGGGGGGCAGAGAGTTTCCCGCTCCGTCCCGCATCATCAGGAAAATAAAAGATTTAGCGCCCGGCGAGGGAGACGAGGAAGAAACGGTAGTACGTCTTTTCGGACGCGAAGGCGAGGGTAAAACAGTTGAGGTCAACCTTCTTTATCGTCCCGAGAACCTTCGCGCCCGGTTTTCTTCCCGCAGCTCAAAGACGTTTACGGTTAGCAAGGTGCCGCTGGCTTTGTCTTGGGAGCTTCCGGAGATTTTGTCGTCGGGACAGGAGGTTGAAGCAAAGATTCGTTACACCTCGTCTTCTCCCCTTACTTTTGAAAAGGTATCGCTGCGTCTTGAATATCCGCAGGGATTTATTTATAAGTCAGCCGACCCCAAGCCAAGTCTCGGAGACACAATTTGGGATTTAGGAACAGTGGGGCCCGGTAGTGACGGGTTTGTAACTTTTCGGGGAACCATATCCGGCGGAGAGGGCGAGGTTAAAACATTTCAAGCGGGTCTTGGCGTTTTTAATATCTTAACCAAAGAGTGGCGTCCTTGGAGCGAAGCAAGTTATGAGGCCAAAATTGCCATTGCGCCTCTTTCGGTGCAGGGATTTCTTGATAGTGTGCGTGAGAGGTTGATCACACCCGGAGAGCGCCTGAATTTTACCGTTCGCTACAAAAACAATACCGCCTCGGATTTAAAAAACATAACCATACGGGCGTTTTTGGACGGCAGCATTCTTTCCCGGGACACTGTGGTAACTAGTAAAGGTGGTACGTTGCTCGCCGCAGAAAATGCTATTATTTGGGGTCCGGGAGGCACACCCGAACTCCGTGTTGTGGAGGCGGGCAAAGAGGGGGGGGTTGATTTTCACGTAGATACTCGCGAGCAGCCGGTTGTCAGAAACGTCGGCGACAAAAATTTGCAGGTTCGTCTGCGTCTTACCATTGAGGCGGCGACCACGCCCAAAGAATTTATCGGCACGAGTCTTGCCTCGGAAGACAATCTTGAGTTTAAGGTGCGCTCTAAAGTTATTTTTTCTGGAAGGGCCTTATATCGTTTGTCGCCCCTCATTAACTCCGGACCTCTGCCACCTAAGGCTGGCAGCAAAACTTTTTACACCGTTGTTTGGGAGGTGAGAAATTTTACTAACAATATGCAAAACGTAGAAATAACTACAGCATTGCCCCCTAACGTAAAATGGGAAAACGCGTTTTCTCCCAAGGACGCACGTATAATTTTTGACGAGGCGTCGTCCGAGGTTCGTTGGAAAATAGGATCCCTGCGGGCGGGCATCGGGGTTCTTGCTCCGGCTCTTGTCGGTGCCTTTCAGATATCGGTTGTTCCTTCCTCAGCCGATGTTGGGAAACCGCTTATACTTACGAGCAAGTCTTTATTTCTCGGGACCGACACCTTTACGGGCGAGAATATTGAAATGACATCAGGCGAACTTACCACCGAACTTCGTGAAGACGCGGCCACTTCTGCCAAAGACTGGTCTGTGGTAAGGTAGCGGCATAATTATGGAGTCTTTAATGGATAAAATTGTATCATTGGCCAAGCGTAGGGGA
It includes:
- a CDS encoding class I tRNA ligase family protein, which gives rise to MNIEKSKLSLPELAAHRKWASLALPEREEKILKFWEENKIFEKSLEKTKRGKTFVFYEGPPTANAAPGIHHVLARAFKDIIPRYKTMRGFFVPRKAGWDTHGLPVEIQIEKELGFKTKQDIEKYGIAKFNQKAKESVWRYKEEWEKLTKRIGYWLDLEHPYITYDIRYMETLWWVIKEIWKKGLLVEDFKVVPWCPRCQTGLSTHELGQPGAYRLVKDNSIYVKLKIKGRKNEYLLVWTTTPWTLPANVAVAVNPKIDYTKFKIDDEFLWSAVMPPYGKDQKITIIEKASGKSLIGINYEPLFRVPQGYSWGKEPEFVTIPADFVSTEEGTGMVHIAPAFGDEDMLAAKKTWGASYPILHTVNVNGKMKKGVIGEGKFVKDADEEITADLKRRKLLYRLAPYEHEYPHCWRCDTPLLYFAQNAWWIRTTAVKDKLLKENEKINWIPEHLKHGRFGDFLRELRDWAFSRERYWGTPLPIWKCTGCKKQEVIGSREELSLRVGKAKNRYFAMRHGESLANVRHVFDSHDSKFPITLRGRSAVEKSAKTLKQKKIDFIFSSEILRARETAEIVARALGHKEIKFDRRLNEIDPGVFEGRSPAEYHKFYTSTLEKWIKPPPRGESLGDVRARATALLEDLEKKYIGKNILLVSHDYPIWALYAGAVGFSDEEAVLFRKQRRGQGEEFVDFAETMEVPYKILPRDDTGSVNLHRPYVDSFEFPCHKCKSSMRRVLEVVDVWFDSGAMPFAQSHWPFANNQQPKKLLYPADYIAEAVDQTRGWFYTLLAVATLLGKGAPYKNVISLGHVLDKNGQKMSKSKGNVVDPWEMIEKYGADAVRWYFYTVNAPGEPKRFDEKDLQAKLRGFLMTLWNSFVLFDTYIEKITNSSPRSSSGGAGKTQNLLDRWVLTKVEILIKEVTAKLERYDIAGAGRDLEDFVINDFSQWYLRRSRRRFQHPQSKKEFEGAAQTTATALLSLVKLIAPFVPFLSEAIYQELKKKMSLKELSVHLTPWPDKEQRTRGKEQKLLDDMEAVRTIVAEALKLRAVAGIKVRQPLGILQIANRKLSKELLGLIKDEVNVKDIVLGRVLKLDTALTPELKEEGLAREFIRNIQEMRKDLGLKPKQVIRGQITGDRATEDTMVKWQQMIKKETNMRELKVGGKKEFKIERELDFDGKSLWLGIKV
- the recO gene encoding DNA repair protein RecO, which produces MHTTEGIILRKQDFGEADAVFTIYTKDFGKLRLLAQGVKKEGAKLKGHLEPLNHARITFVLGRNGERLTHATLLNFGPELRTDFAKLYAAHRVVGCIDNRTFPGERDRPLWDLLVNSLTRLDNGAFSASELQLFFGSFEKELEACLGYGRPES